The Diospyros lotus cultivar Yz01 chromosome 15, ASM1463336v1, whole genome shotgun sequence genome has a window encoding:
- the LOC127792468 gene encoding mannan endo-1,4-beta-mannosidase 2 yields the protein MFKSSTQKMGAGNRLLYPILGFASCLVFIYFSFGDFWVSYPREPVLSFVQRNGTHFMVDGRIFYINGWNSYWLMDHAADEYTRPRVRAMLHAGAKMGLTVCRTWAFNDGAYNALQLAPGQYDERVFRGLDHVIVEARKHGIRLLLSLVNNLQAYGGKTQYVKWAWEEGVGLSSSNDSFFYDPSIRHYFKTHVKTLLTRRNTITGVRYKDDPTIFAWELINEPRCMTDPSGDTLQDWIEEMSSFVKSIDKKHLLTVGLEGFYGPKSPKRVTVNPGEWAAELGSDFIRNSQISTVDFASVHIYPDQWFPKYDLEEKLKYVLKWMHSHIEDGDNELKKPVTFTEFGLSNLSKGFDPSQRDRLYKIVQDAIHKSAKKKRAGAGSFVWQFLVGGMDEYNDDFGIVPWERPSTYRLITDHSCRLAQIRGVLPFQREYLKELCF from the exons ATGTTTAAATCATCAACCCAGAAAATGGGGGCTGGGAATAGGCTCTTGTACCCTATTCTTGGCTTTGCGTCGTGTCTTGTGTTCATTTACTTTTCATTTGGGGATTTCTGGGTCAGTTACCCTAGAGAGCCAGTGTTGAGCTTTGTGCAGAGGAATGGAACCCACTTCATGGTTGATGGTAGAATTTTCTACATTAATGGCTGGAACTCTTACTGGTTAATGGACCATGCTGCGGATGAATATACCAGACCTAGGGTTAGGGCAATGCTGCACGCTGGCGCCAAGATGGGCCTTACAGTCTGCAGAACTTGGGCCTTCAATGATGGTGCCTACAATGCCCTTCAGTTGGCTCCAGGCCAATATGATGAGCGCGTATTCAGG GGGTTGGATCATGTAATTGTGGAGGCCAGGAAACACGGAATAAGGTTGCTGCTTAGCTTGGTTAATAACTTGCAAGCATATGGTGGGAAGACTCAATATGTCAAGTGGGCTTGGGAAGAAGGTGTAGGTTTGAGCTCTTCTAATGATTCATTCTTCTATGATCCATCAATTCGCCATTATTTCAAGACTCACGTCAAG ACTTTGCTTACACGGAGGAATACTATCACCGGGGTTCGGTATAAGGATGATCCAACCATCTTTGCCTGGGAGTTAATTAATGAACCCCGTTGCATGACTGATCCTTCTGGGGACACTCTTCAG GACTGGATAGAAGAAATGTCAAGTTTTGTGAAATCAATTGACAAGAAACATCTTCTGACTGTTGGCCTCGAAGGATTCTATGGACCTAAGAGTCCCAAAAGGGTTACTGTCAACCCAGGAGAATGGGCTGCTGAACTTGGATCTGATTTCATTCGGAACTCTCAGATCTCAACTGTGGATTTTGCCTCTGTTCATATATACCCCGACCAGTG GTTTCCCAAGTATGACCTTGAAGAGAAACTAAAATATGTGTTGAAATGGATGCACTCTCATATTGAAGATGGTGATAATGAACTGAAGAAACCTGTAACGTTCACCGAATTTGGCTTGTCAAATCTGAGTAAGGGTTTCGACCCTTCTCAACGGGACAGGCTGTACAAAATCGTACAGGATGCCATTCATAAATCAGCCAAGAAAAAGAGAGCCGGAGCAGGATCTTTTGTGTGGCAGTTCTTAGTTGGAGGAATGGATGAATACAACGATGATTTTGGAATCGTCCCCTGGGAAAGGCCATCGACATATCGATTGATAACCGATCATTCGTGTCGACTGGCACAAATTCGGGGTGTACTACCTTTTCAAAGGGAGTACTTGAAAGAACTGTGCTTTTAG